Proteins found in one Herbiconiux sp. A18JL235 genomic segment:
- a CDS encoding IPT/TIG domain-containing protein, giving the protein MTSPTIRRAAASTLAAGLVAAGGLVFAAPAHAASGDVSAVGATASFTLDVGPFHLVTEKSLGSIAAPAGGRDAVALFDQTLVDAGFADITMAGIEGAIESPNGVAESAMNVDTTSANLFGLNLVTLDDAATAVMCPTGGPAEVSVGATGLSILGVPVELTRESPTAEQMAPLPADYEAPDGTAADLSSLEITVEASQVRIVRPDGAVGVALSTVVSIDGTLDDEVYTDSVVARLVLAGASCETPSPVAAPTITGITPAAGVPATGGDVVIDGTGFTADTTVMFGDDPATGVVVSASGTQLTATAPAGAVGAVTVTVASAGGSAQIAYAYLAPAPTPTPTPAPAPAPPAPTAPPAPKPGGTLADTGSAAAPLAGGAIAAVVAGGIVALLVGLRRRRA; this is encoded by the coding sequence ATGACGTCACCGACAATCCGCCGCGCCGCGGCTTCGACACTCGCGGCGGGGCTCGTGGCCGCAGGCGGCCTCGTGTTCGCCGCTCCGGCTCACGCTGCCTCGGGCGACGTCTCGGCGGTGGGAGCGACCGCCTCGTTCACGCTCGACGTGGGCCCGTTCCACCTCGTCACGGAGAAGAGCCTCGGCTCGATCGCCGCCCCGGCCGGCGGGCGCGACGCCGTGGCGTTGTTCGACCAGACCCTCGTCGACGCCGGCTTCGCCGACATCACCATGGCCGGCATCGAAGGGGCGATCGAGTCGCCGAACGGCGTCGCCGAGTCGGCGATGAACGTCGACACCACCTCGGCGAACCTGTTCGGACTCAATCTCGTCACCCTCGACGACGCGGCGACCGCGGTGATGTGCCCGACGGGCGGGCCGGCCGAGGTGTCGGTGGGGGCGACGGGGCTCAGCATCCTCGGCGTTCCGGTCGAGCTGACCCGGGAGTCGCCCACCGCCGAGCAGATGGCCCCGCTGCCCGCCGACTACGAGGCTCCCGACGGCACCGCCGCCGACCTCAGCTCGCTCGAGATCACCGTGGAGGCCAGTCAGGTGCGCATCGTCCGGCCCGACGGAGCCGTCGGGGTCGCGCTCAGCACCGTCGTGAGCATCGACGGCACTCTCGACGACGAGGTCTACACCGACAGCGTCGTCGCCCGGCTGGTCTTGGCCGGCGCCTCCTGCGAGACCCCGTCCCCGGTCGCGGCACCGACCATCACCGGCATCACACCTGCGGCAGGCGTGCCCGCCACGGGCGGCGACGTCGTCATCGACGGCACCGGCTTCACCGCCGATACCACCGTCATGTTCGGCGATGACCCCGCCACCGGCGTCGTCGTCTCGGCATCGGGCACGCAGCTCACCGCGACGGCACCCGCCGGGGCGGTGGGGGCCGTGACGGTGACCGTGGCGAGCGCGGGCGGCAGCGCCCAGATCGCGTACGCGTATCTCGCGCCGGCGCCCACGCCGACGCCGACACCCGCGCCGGCGCCCGCCCCGCCCGCCCCGACGGCGCCGCCCGCCCCGAAGCCGGGCGGCACGCTCGCCGACACCGGTTCGGCGGCTGCGCCCCTCGCGGGCGGCGCGATCGCCGCCGTCGTCGCGGGCGGGATCGTCGCGCTGCTCGTCGGCCTGCGCCGCCGCCGCGCCTAG
- a CDS encoding carbohydrate ABC transporter permease codes for MTRSRSKLTSILLGAASIAVFLFSVFPVYWMVNTSLQPNNEIRGSVPNFVPQHLTTANYETVIFDPGRAPFLPALGNSLLVTVSTVVIALVFAFLASLAVTRYRFKSRKSFIFAILIIQMIPAEAMIVSTYRVLDGWNLLNTIAGLTLVYVATVLPFTIWTLRGFVNGVPVELEESAMIDGCSRTGAFWRITFPLLAPGLVATGVFGFIQAWNEFLLALVVNSRPEMMTLPVWLRTFQQVTGTTNWAAIMAGSTLMAIPVIVFFLVVQGRMTSGLVSGAVKG; via the coding sequence ATGACCCGCTCGCGCAGCAAGCTCACCAGCATCCTGCTCGGTGCCGCGTCGATCGCGGTGTTCCTGTTCTCGGTGTTCCCGGTGTACTGGATGGTCAACACCTCCCTGCAGCCGAACAACGAGATCCGCGGCAGCGTGCCGAACTTCGTGCCCCAGCACCTCACCACCGCGAACTACGAGACCGTCATCTTCGATCCGGGGCGGGCGCCGTTCCTCCCCGCTCTCGGCAATTCGCTGCTCGTCACCGTCTCGACGGTCGTCATCGCGCTGGTGTTCGCCTTCCTCGCCTCGCTCGCGGTCACCCGCTACCGCTTCAAGAGCCGCAAGTCGTTCATCTTCGCCATCCTCATCATCCAGATGATCCCGGCCGAGGCGATGATCGTCTCCACCTACCGCGTGCTCGACGGCTGGAACCTGCTCAACACCATCGCCGGTCTCACCCTCGTGTACGTCGCGACGGTGCTGCCGTTCACCATCTGGACCCTGCGCGGCTTCGTCAACGGCGTTCCCGTCGAGCTCGAGGAGTCGGCGATGATCGACGGATGCTCGCGCACCGGCGCCTTCTGGCGCATCACCTTCCCGCTCCTCGCGCCCGGCCTCGTGGCCACAGGGGTGTTCGGCTTCATCCAGGCCTGGAACGAGTTCCTGCTCGCGCTCGTGGTGAACTCGCGCCCCGAGATGATGACGCTGCCGGTGTGGCTGCGCACCTTCCAGCAGGTGACGGGCACCACGAACTGGGCCGCCATCATGGCGGGTTCGACGCTCATGGCCATTCCCGTCATCGTGTTCTTCCTCGTGGTGCAGGGTCGCATGACCTCGGGCCTCGTGAGCGGGGCGGTGAAGGGATGA
- the nagZ gene encoding beta-N-acetylhexosaminidase: MSRASILRTLLPGFDGPMLPDWVASLLGEGLAGVCLFGENIVSPAQLRELTDAIRAANPDALIAIDEEGGDVTRLFYDRGAPYPGNAVLGRLDDVAATTAVAEAVGSALAEVGVNLDFAPDVDINSNPLNPVIGVRSFGDAPELVARHSAAWVQGLQSRGVAASVKHFPGHGDTAQDSHLALPRVEVSPAELRERELVPFAAAVEAGALTVMTSHILLPQLDPSGPATFSAPLLQGVLRDELGFDGVVVSDALDMAGASGTIGIPAAAVRALGAGCDLLCIGTKNTAEQLEQIVSAVSEALAAGELPEARVEDAAWRVRELGSRVRVPPVPNPLEDAGPGGTGWSEGARSAPDSDGFGLGCGLSATQAAAAFRVEEGVADAAAAASGPWVVVRVDAEANAAVGAVPWGPFAPGPAQRAGWRELTVVAVTETPDAQSRAELHGRIPEEACVLLVGRDNARRPWVVELVDALRERHATVVTVDMGWPGAPSGYGQVATFGASALIGEAVLDALAAWEVFS, encoded by the coding sequence ATGAGCCGCGCGAGCATCCTGCGCACGCTGCTGCCCGGGTTCGACGGGCCGATGCTGCCCGACTGGGTGGCCTCGCTGCTCGGCGAGGGGCTCGCCGGGGTGTGCCTGTTCGGCGAGAACATCGTCTCGCCCGCGCAGCTGCGGGAGCTCACCGACGCCATCAGGGCGGCGAACCCGGATGCGCTCATCGCCATCGACGAGGAGGGCGGCGACGTCACGCGCCTGTTCTACGACCGCGGCGCGCCCTACCCGGGCAACGCGGTGCTCGGGCGGCTCGACGACGTCGCGGCGACGACGGCGGTCGCCGAGGCGGTGGGGTCGGCGCTCGCCGAGGTGGGGGTGAACCTCGACTTCGCCCCCGATGTCGACATCAACTCGAACCCGCTGAACCCCGTGATCGGGGTACGCAGTTTCGGCGACGCGCCGGAGCTCGTGGCCCGGCACTCGGCAGCGTGGGTGCAGGGGCTGCAGTCACGCGGGGTGGCCGCGAGCGTCAAGCATTTCCCTGGCCACGGCGACACCGCTCAGGACTCGCATCTCGCGCTGCCCCGCGTCGAGGTGTCGCCGGCCGAACTGCGCGAGCGCGAGCTCGTGCCCTTCGCCGCCGCGGTGGAGGCGGGCGCGCTGACGGTCATGACGAGTCACATCTTGCTGCCTCAGCTCGACCCGTCGGGCCCCGCGACATTCTCGGCGCCCCTGCTGCAGGGGGTGCTGCGCGACGAGCTCGGGTTCGACGGTGTCGTGGTGAGCGACGCGCTCGACATGGCGGGAGCGAGCGGAACGATCGGCATCCCCGCCGCCGCGGTGCGCGCGCTCGGCGCGGGCTGCGACCTGCTCTGCATCGGCACGAAGAACACGGCGGAGCAGCTCGAGCAGATCGTGTCGGCGGTCTCCGAGGCGCTCGCCGCAGGCGAGCTGCCCGAGGCGCGGGTGGAGGATGCGGCGTGGCGGGTGCGCGAGCTCGGCTCGCGGGTGCGCGTCCCACCGGTGCCGAACCCGCTGGAGGATGCGGGCCCCGGCGGAACCGGATGGAGTGAGGGCGCGAGGTCGGCTCCTGACTCCGACGGGTTCGGGCTCGGGTGCGGTCTCTCGGCGACCCAGGCCGCGGCGGCGTTCCGGGTCGAGGAAGGCGTGGCGGATGCCGCTGCCGCAGCCTCGGGACCGTGGGTCGTCGTGCGGGTCGACGCCGAAGCCAATGCAGCGGTGGGTGCCGTGCCGTGGGGGCCGTTCGCGCCCGGGCCGGCGCAGCGCGCGGGTTGGCGCGAGCTCACCGTCGTGGCGGTGACCGAGACGCCGGATGCGCAGTCCCGCGCAGAGCTCCACGGTCGCATTCCCGAGGAGGCATGCGTTCTGCTCGTCGGGCGCGACAATGCGAGGCGGCCCTGGGTGGTGGAACTCGTCGACGCGCTCCGGGAGCGGCACGCGACCGTCGTCACCGTCGACATGGGCTGGCCCGGAGCGCCATCGGGCTACGGGCAGGTGGCGACCTTCGGCGCATCCGCCCTGATCGGCGAGGCAGTGCTCGACGCGCTCGCCGCCTGGGAGGTCTTCTCGTGA
- a CDS encoding YrdB family protein — protein sequence MQDDSPAPGAPRTPRAPRDVTIGVNDVVRFVLELFAFFTFGFWGFVAWPLPWNIALGIATPLFAVLIWALFLSPKAVIRLDAFGRGLVEIVVMGGAALAWLMLGQPIVALVFGVVAVVSGVIAGRKEFS from the coding sequence GTGCAAGACGACTCCCCCGCCCCCGGCGCCCCGCGCACTCCGCGCGCTCCTCGCGACGTGACGATCGGCGTCAACGACGTCGTGCGATTCGTGCTGGAGCTGTTCGCCTTCTTCACCTTCGGGTTCTGGGGCTTCGTGGCGTGGCCGCTGCCCTGGAACATCGCGCTCGGCATCGCCACCCCTCTGTTCGCCGTGCTGATCTGGGCGCTGTTCCTCTCGCCGAAGGCGGTCATCCGCCTCGACGCATTCGGGCGAGGTCTCGTGGAGATCGTCGTCATGGGTGGGGCGGCGCTCGCCTGGCTCATGCTCGGGCAGCCCATCGTGGCCCTCGTGTTCGGCGTGGTGGCGGTGGTGAGCGGGGTCATCGCGGGGCGCAAGGAGTTCTCGTGA
- a CDS encoding glucosamine-6-phosphate deaminase encodes MAEVIVVPGRDAAGAMVAEATERLVQGKPDAVLGLATGDTPLPVYRALAERVRDGLDLGRMRGFALDEYVGIPLAHPQSYHSVIEREVVRPLRLAPANVHVPDGRPIGIETAGERYEDAILAAGGVDLQLLGIGTDGHIGFNEPGSSFASLTRVKTLTRQTRADNARFFDSPDDVPVHSITQGLGTILRARRLVLLAFGAGKAQAVAAAVEGPLTASVPASAIQLHPRATVVVDEEAASGLAELEYYRHAFANKPLWDPVIL; translated from the coding sequence GTGGCTGAAGTGATCGTGGTTCCCGGCCGCGATGCGGCCGGGGCGATGGTGGCCGAGGCGACCGAACGGCTCGTGCAGGGCAAGCCCGATGCCGTGCTCGGGCTCGCGACGGGCGACACGCCCCTGCCCGTGTACCGGGCGCTCGCCGAGCGGGTGCGCGACGGCCTCGACCTCGGCCGGATGCGCGGGTTCGCGCTCGACGAGTACGTCGGCATCCCGCTCGCCCACCCGCAGAGCTACCACTCGGTGATCGAACGCGAGGTGGTGCGGCCGTTGCGGCTGGCGCCGGCGAACGTGCACGTTCCCGACGGCCGGCCCATCGGCATCGAGACGGCGGGGGAGCGCTACGAAGACGCCATCCTCGCCGCGGGCGGTGTCGACCTGCAGCTGCTCGGCATCGGCACCGACGGGCACATCGGCTTCAACGAACCGGGCTCCTCGTTCGCGTCGCTCACCCGGGTGAAGACGCTCACCCGGCAGACCAGGGCCGACAACGCGAGGTTCTTCGACTCGCCCGACGACGTGCCGGTGCACAGCATCACGCAGGGGCTCGGCACGATCCTGCGCGCGAGACGGCTCGTGCTGCTGGCGTTCGGGGCCGGCAAGGCGCAGGCGGTCGCGGCGGCGGTCGAAGGGCCGCTCACCGCGAGCGTGCCCGCCTCAGCGATCCAGCTGCACCCCAGGGCCACCGTCGTCGTCGACGAGGAGGCGGCGAGCGGGCTCGCCGAGCTCGAGTACTACCGGCACGCCTTCGCGAACAAGCCCCTCTGGGACCCGGTCATCCTCTGA
- a CDS encoding ROK family transcriptional regulator → MTALKPLRPSSKVLPEHARGHNRSLVLQTLYRDGTRSRADIARETGLTRVTVSALVAELIADGLVVELGQREEARPGKPATLLDLDRSAFVIVGLDLSDHSLFTGALLDLDGTIIARAEIELAGSTGDEALAKVIALTRELVDRASAPVLGIGVGSPGIVDLDGVVLSAPNLGWAGVELRRELSDAFGLPALVANDANAAVLAEHSFGGAHSDAMLVTIGHGVGAGLLVGGTPLFGSRFAAGEIGHVVVGTDGGAVCACGKRGCLETWLSIPNLIARLDGADAGERDLALREAGERLGIALAPVVGALDLSEIILSGPSDLLDGPLSAATLETLRRRTMAEFHGSLALRMTTLGHDIVLRGAAVMVLSGQLGVS, encoded by the coding sequence ATGACAGCGCTGAAGCCGTTACGGCCCTCCTCGAAAGTGCTCCCCGAGCACGCCAGGGGCCACAACCGCTCCCTGGTGCTGCAGACGCTCTACCGCGACGGCACGCGCTCCCGCGCCGACATCGCCCGGGAGACCGGGCTCACCCGCGTCACCGTGAGCGCCCTCGTCGCCGAACTCATCGCCGACGGACTCGTCGTCGAGCTCGGTCAGCGTGAGGAGGCCAGGCCCGGCAAGCCCGCCACCCTGCTCGACCTCGACCGCAGCGCCTTCGTGATCGTGGGGCTCGACCTCTCCGACCACTCGCTCTTCACGGGCGCCCTGCTCGACCTCGACGGCACCATCATCGCCCGCGCCGAGATCGAGCTCGCGGGCAGCACGGGCGACGAGGCGCTGGCGAAGGTGATCGCGCTCACACGTGAGCTCGTCGACCGGGCGAGCGCCCCGGTGCTCGGCATCGGGGTCGGCTCCCCGGGCATCGTCGACCTCGACGGTGTGGTGCTGTCGGCCCCCAACCTCGGCTGGGCGGGCGTCGAGCTCCGTCGCGAGCTGAGTGACGCCTTCGGCCTCCCGGCACTCGTGGCCAACGACGCGAACGCCGCGGTGCTGGCCGAGCACAGCTTCGGCGGTGCCCACAGCGACGCGATGCTCGTCACCATCGGTCACGGTGTCGGCGCCGGCCTCCTGGTGGGCGGCACCCCGCTGTTCGGCAGCCGCTTCGCCGCGGGCGAGATCGGTCACGTCGTGGTGGGAACCGACGGGGGCGCCGTCTGCGCCTGTGGGAAGCGGGGCTGCCTCGAGACCTGGCTGAGCATCCCGAACCTCATCGCCCGCCTCGACGGCGCCGACGCGGGCGAACGCGACCTCGCCCTGCGCGAGGCGGGGGAGCGGCTCGGCATCGCGCTCGCCCCCGTGGTGGGTGCGCTCGATCTCAGCGAGATCATCCTCAGCGGGCCCTCCGACCTCCTCGACGGGCCGCTCTCCGCGGCGACCCTCGAGACGCTGCGCCGGCGCACCATGGCCGAGTTCCACGGTTCGCTGGCGCTGCGCATGACCACGCTCGGGCACGACATCGTCTTGCGCGGCGCGGCGGTGATGGTGCTCTCCGGCCAGCTCGGGGTCTCGTAG
- a CDS encoding extracellular solute-binding protein, whose translation MRKTTLAVTALGVTAALALAGCAGSGSGSDDAAGGDTADIRVWLNGTDTPDEAREYLKTTFESEHPGSTLTIEEQSWTGLVDKLTTNLSGSDSPDVVEVGNTQAAAFTSAGAFLDLSDQYDALGGDDLLPGFVEAGSYDGTFYAAPYYSGARLVFYKKDLLANAGLTVPTTLDQYVSNGIALAEANPGVSGIYFPGQDWYNALPYIWEAGGEIAVQDGDTWTSSFSSPESIKGLEQVQEVMTKASVAAKDGNETDPQVPYCEGAIANLSAPSWVKFSILAPADADAPGCPDQEGNLGVYALPGADGGAAHVFAGGSNIAVSANSAHPELAKDALAIMLSDEYQTILGENGLVPAKLSLADTLGTDEVATAIAEAAANAKLTPASPKWADVEASGALQDFFVSIAQGGDVTELAKALDEKIDGILNS comes from the coding sequence ATGAGGAAGACGACACTCGCCGTCACAGCCCTCGGCGTGACGGCGGCCCTCGCGCTCGCCGGATGCGCGGGCTCCGGTTCGGGAAGCGACGACGCGGCGGGCGGTGACACCGCCGACATCCGGGTGTGGCTGAACGGCACCGACACCCCCGACGAGGCGCGGGAGTACCTGAAGACCACCTTCGAGAGCGAGCACCCCGGGTCGACGCTCACCATCGAGGAGCAGTCGTGGACGGGCCTGGTCGACAAGCTCACGACCAACCTCTCGGGCTCCGACAGCCCCGACGTGGTGGAGGTGGGCAACACCCAGGCGGCGGCGTTCACCTCGGCCGGAGCATTCCTCGACCTGAGCGACCAGTACGACGCGCTCGGCGGCGACGACCTGCTGCCCGGTTTCGTGGAGGCCGGCAGCTACGACGGCACCTTCTACGCGGCCCCCTATTACTCCGGCGCCCGCCTGGTGTTCTACAAGAAGGACCTGCTCGCGAACGCCGGTCTCACCGTCCCCACCACGCTCGACCAGTACGTCTCGAACGGCATCGCCCTCGCCGAGGCGAACCCGGGTGTCTCGGGAATCTACTTCCCCGGTCAGGACTGGTACAACGCTCTTCCCTACATCTGGGAGGCCGGAGGTGAGATCGCGGTGCAGGACGGCGACACCTGGACGTCGAGCTTCTCGAGCCCCGAGTCGATCAAGGGCCTCGAGCAGGTGCAGGAGGTCATGACCAAGGCCTCCGTCGCGGCGAAGGACGGCAACGAGACCGACCCGCAGGTTCCCTACTGCGAGGGCGCCATCGCGAACCTCTCGGCGCCCAGCTGGGTGAAGTTCTCCATCCTCGCCCCCGCCGATGCCGACGCACCGGGCTGCCCCGACCAGGAGGGCAACCTCGGCGTGTACGCGCTGCCCGGTGCCGACGGCGGAGCGGCCCACGTCTTCGCGGGCGGCTCGAACATCGCGGTGTCGGCCAACTCGGCGCACCCCGAGCTCGCGAAGGATGCCCTCGCCATCATGCTGAGCGACGAGTACCAGACCATCCTCGGCGAGAACGGTCTCGTTCCCGCCAAGCTCTCGCTCGCCGACACGCTCGGAACGGATGAGGTCGCCACCGCCATCGCGGAGGCCGCGGCCAACGCGAAGCTCACGCCGGCCTCTCCCAAGTGGGCCGACGTCGAGGCCTCGGGCGCGCTGCAGGACTTCTTCGTCTCCATCGCCCAGGGCGGCGACGTGACGGAGCTGGCGAAGGCGCTCGACGAGAAGATCGACGGCATCCTCAACAGCTGA
- a CDS encoding ROK family protein, whose translation MRLGLDIGGTKTDAVAVDAAGRVVDRVRSVTGFGADAVIATALTGIATIAERAGIAPGDFESIGIGIPGQVDVATGTVAHAVNLGFDELAVGGRLSSLLGREVKVENDVKAAALGAYHLLSTGAAVPAHSMAYLNLGTGLAAGLVIDGRLWRGSRGAAGEIGHIPVDPAGVRCPCGQRGCLETVASGSAIARQWASDDAVPVLSLLAAAEAGDERAGRIRSLLIDNVAAAVRVLVLTVDVEVVMIGGGLSALGERLLGEVQRVLASWAVESPFLASLELESRVQLVPAGFPAAAVGAALVGAPTARRDEGETPSDEIDNGAGSSRLEREGVTTWLK comes from the coding sequence GTGAGGCTCGGGCTCGACATCGGCGGCACGAAGACCGACGCCGTGGCCGTCGACGCCGCGGGCCGGGTCGTCGACCGTGTGCGCTCGGTCACCGGCTTCGGCGCCGACGCCGTGATCGCCACCGCACTCACCGGGATCGCCACGATCGCCGAGCGTGCGGGCATCGCGCCAGGCGACTTCGAGTCGATCGGTATCGGCATCCCGGGTCAGGTCGACGTGGCGACGGGAACAGTCGCGCACGCCGTGAACCTCGGCTTCGACGAGCTCGCGGTGGGCGGTCGGCTGAGCAGCCTGCTCGGCCGCGAGGTGAAGGTCGAGAACGATGTGAAGGCGGCGGCGCTCGGCGCCTACCACCTGCTCTCCACGGGCGCGGCGGTGCCCGCGCACTCGATGGCCTACCTGAACCTCGGCACGGGTCTCGCCGCCGGGCTCGTCATCGACGGACGGCTGTGGCGGGGGTCGCGCGGGGCGGCGGGGGAGATCGGGCACATCCCCGTCGACCCGGCCGGGGTGCGCTGTCCCTGCGGCCAGCGCGGCTGCCTCGAGACGGTGGCCTCGGGCTCGGCGATCGCGCGGCAGTGGGCGAGCGACGATGCGGTTCCGGTGCTCTCGCTGCTCGCCGCGGCCGAGGCGGGAGACGAGCGGGCCGGGCGCATCCGTTCGCTCCTCATCGACAACGTGGCAGCAGCCGTGCGCGTGCTCGTGCTGACCGTCGACGTGGAGGTCGTGATGATCGGCGGAGGGCTCAGCGCGCTCGGCGAACGACTCTTGGGGGAGGTTCAGCGGGTTCTGGCATCCTGGGCCGTGGAGTCGCCGTTCCTGGCCTCACTCGAGCTCGAGAGCCGGGTGCAGCTGGTGCCGGCGGGCTTCCCCGCCGCTGCGGTGGGCGCGGCGCTCGTCGGCGCCCCGACCGCACGGCGCGACGAGGGCGAGACGCCGAGCGACGAGATCGACAACGGGGCCGGCAGCAGCCGGCTCGAGAGGGAGGGTGTCACGACGTGGCTGAAGTGA
- a CDS encoding carbohydrate ABC transporter permease, whose translation MTSSVLLVREHESGGLQELPTGPEPRKGRKRGGFTPLVLLVPACLILIAVIGWPLVQLFIMSFQEFGRAQVFGRPAPFVGFENYQRVLSDPQFWAVLGRSILFCLVNVVTAMTLGTLIALLMNRVNRFFKLLVSVGLLLAWAMPALTATIVWGWMFDTQYGVVNYLLEAVSGQDFTNHSWLIDPFSFFVVATIIVTWGAVPFVAFTIYAGLTQVPGEVLEASQLDGAGAWQRFRLIVFPYLRSIFVVVIILQVIWDLRVFTQIFALQGIGGIKEQTSTLGVYIYQTSIGGGDYGTGGAIAVIMVVLMVAISVFYVRRSLKEEEQ comes from the coding sequence ATGACTTCGTCGGTGCTGCTCGTGCGCGAGCACGAATCCGGGGGGCTGCAAGAGCTCCCCACGGGGCCCGAGCCCCGCAAGGGCCGCAAGCGCGGCGGCTTCACACCGCTGGTGCTCCTCGTGCCCGCCTGCCTCATCCTCATCGCCGTCATCGGCTGGCCGCTGGTGCAGCTGTTCATCATGTCGTTCCAGGAGTTCGGCCGCGCCCAGGTGTTCGGCCGGCCCGCCCCATTCGTGGGCTTCGAGAACTACCAGCGGGTGCTCTCCGACCCGCAGTTCTGGGCGGTGCTCGGCAGGAGCATCCTGTTCTGCCTCGTCAACGTGGTGACCGCGATGACGCTCGGCACCCTCATCGCCCTGCTCATGAACCGGGTGAACCGCTTCTTCAAGCTGCTCGTGTCGGTGGGGCTGCTGCTGGCCTGGGCGATGCCCGCGCTCACCGCCACGATCGTGTGGGGCTGGATGTTCGACACCCAGTACGGCGTCGTGAACTACCTGCTCGAGGCGGTGAGCGGGCAGGACTTCACGAACCACTCCTGGCTCATCGACCCGTTCTCGTTCTTCGTGGTGGCGACGATCATCGTGACCTGGGGCGCAGTTCCCTTCGTCGCGTTCACCATCTACGCCGGGCTCACGCAGGTGCCCGGCGAGGTGCTCGAGGCCTCGCAGCTCGACGGGGCGGGTGCCTGGCAGCGCTTCCGGCTGATCGTCTTCCCGTACCTGCGCTCGATCTTCGTGGTCGTCATCATCCTGCAGGTGATCTGGGACCTCCGGGTGTTCACGCAGATCTTCGCGCTGCAGGGGATCGGCGGCATCAAGGAGCAGACCTCGACGCTCGGCGTGTACATCTACCAGACCTCGATCGGCGGTGGGGACTACGGCACGGGTGGGGCGATCGCCGTGATCATGGTCGTCCTCATGGTGGCCATCTCGGTCTTCTACGTGCGTCGCAGCCTCAAGGAGGAGGAGCAATGA
- the purU gene encoding formyltetrahydrofolate deformylase: MVSPHNHWVLTFVCADLPGIVHAVSGAVVESGGNITESQQFSSADTGRFFMRLQVESPSGREVFEAALAPVVERYDMTWRLDTVGRPLRTLVLVSTAAHCLNDLLFRQRAGQLPVEIPLVLSNHGSLRDLAGFYDVPFEALPVTDAASKAAFEARVVEAVETHDIELVVLARYMQIISPELCARLEGRMINIHHSFLPGFKGANPYKQAHARGVKLIGATAHFVTSDLDEGPIIEQNVVRVDHTRTPAELVAIGQDEESRTLTTAVKWFAEDRVLLDGARTIIFR, translated from the coding sequence ATGGTTTCGCCGCACAACCACTGGGTGCTGACGTTCGTGTGCGCCGACCTCCCCGGCATCGTGCACGCGGTGAGCGGCGCAGTGGTGGAGTCGGGCGGCAACATCACCGAGAGCCAGCAGTTCTCCTCGGCCGACACGGGCCGCTTCTTCATGCGCCTGCAGGTCGAGTCGCCGTCGGGCCGCGAGGTGTTCGAGGCCGCCCTCGCCCCCGTCGTCGAGCGCTACGACATGACCTGGCGGCTCGACACCGTGGGCCGGCCGCTGCGCACGTTGGTGCTCGTCTCCACCGCCGCGCACTGCCTCAACGACCTGCTGTTCCGGCAGCGCGCCGGCCAGCTGCCGGTCGAGATCCCGCTCGTACTGTCGAACCACGGCTCGCTGCGCGATCTGGCCGGGTTCTACGACGTGCCGTTCGAGGCGCTGCCGGTGACGGATGCGGCGTCCAAGGCCGCGTTCGAGGCGCGCGTCGTCGAGGCGGTCGAGACCCACGACATCGAGCTGGTCGTGCTGGCGCGGTACATGCAGATCATCTCGCCCGAGCTCTGCGCCCGCCTCGAGGGCCGCATGATCAACATCCACCACTCGTTCCTCCCCGGCTTCAAAGGCGCGAACCCGTACAAGCAGGCACATGCCCGTGGGGTGAAGCTCATCGGCGCCACCGCCCACTTCGTGACGAGCGACCTCGACGAGGGCCCCATCATCGAGCAGAACGTCGTGCGCGTCGACCACACCCGTACGCCCGCGGAGCTCGTGGCCATCGGGCAGGACGAGGAGAGCCGCACCCTCACCACCGCGGTGAAGTGGTTCGCCGAAGACCGGGTGCTGCTCGACGGGGCACGCACCATCATCTTCCGGTAG